The following DNA comes from Nocardioides panzhihuensis.
AGCAGCACCGCGCCGCCCATCACGCTGAAGGGCAGCAGCCATCGGTGGTCGGTCCCGATCAGGAGCCGACCGACGTGAGGCACGACCAGTCCGACGAACGCGATCGGCCCGGTGATAGCGGTGGTGGCCCCGGCGAGCGTGACGGCACCGGCGGCTGCCAGCAGCCTGGTCCGGGTCACGTGCTCGCCGAGCCCGGAGGCGAGGTCGTCGCCGAGACCGAGCATGTTGAGTCCACGGGCGCACCAGACGCACAGCAGAGCGCCGACGAGGAGGAACGGTGCCACCAGCCACAGCTTGTCGTCGGTGGCTCCGCCGACGCCACCGACCTGCCAGGAGACGACGTTCTCGGAGATATCGGGTCTGGGCAGGACGACCGCGGTGACGAAGGACGACAGCGCGGCAGCGGTGGCGGCGCCGGCGAGGGTGAGCTTGAGCGGGGTGGCGCCGCCTCGGCCCAGCGACCCGACGGTCCACACGAAGGCCGATGCGAGGGCGGCGCCGAGGATGGCGACCCAGATGTAGCTGATCGGGGAGACCAGGCCGAACCAGGCGATACCGGCGACTACGGCCAGCGAGGAGCCCGTGTTGACCCCCAGGATGCCGGGATCGGCCAGCGGGTTGCGGGTGATGCCCTGCAGCACCAGGCCCGACACCGCCAGCGCGGCTCCCGCGACGGCAGCCAGCACGGTTCGTGGCACCCGCTTGGCGACCGCGGCCTGGGCGAATCCCTCCGCCTGGCCGGAGACGCCGGCCCAGATGTCGGCCCAGGACGCCTCGCGCGAGCCCAGGACGATGGAGGTGGTCGCGGCCGCCAGGACCGCGGCCGCGAGCGCGAGCAGCGCCAGGCTCCGCGTCCGCCGGGTGCCGCGCAGATGGGCTGTGGGGCCGGCGGGCGCGGATCCTGGACGGCTGGTCAGAGACGTCGTCATCTCGGTGGGTCGATCCGTCGTCGTGCGACGGTCACTTGGTGGTGTACGCGGCAGCGTCGGCCAGCAGGCCGACATAGTCCTCCGCCAGGGCCGACACCGACAGGGCGGTCGGGTTGGCCGCAGTGCCCATCGCCTCGGCACCGTCGAGGGTGACGATCGCCTTGTTCTTCACCGCCGGCAGCTGGGAGAGCACGGGGTCCCCCTCGAGAGCGTCGATGAGCTCCTGGCCGCCATAGGTGATGATGACGTCGACGTCAGCGAGCTCGTCGGCCCGCTCGGTGCTGATCGAGCCGGAGTAGTCGCCGCTGTCCCCGGTGGCCTCGATGATGCTCGGAGCGACCTCCATACCGAGGTCGGCGAGGTACTTCGACCGCGTGTCAGCGGCGCTGTAGAAGTTGATCTCGCTCAGGTCGGCCGGGTCGACATGGGTCATGAACATGCCGGTCGTGCCCTTGAGCTCGGGTCGCGTCGCCGCAGCGTCGGCGATGGTCTGCTCCAGGTCCGCGACCAGGTCCTCGCCCTCGGACTCCATGCCGAGGCCCTTGGCGTTCTGGAGGACGGAGTCGCGCCACTCGGTCGCCCACGGGTCGTCCGGGTAGGCGACCACCGGGGCGATCTCGCTGAGGGTCTTGTAGTCGTCCTCGGTCAGGCCCGAGTAACCGGCGAGGATGACGTCGGGGTTCGTGCCGGCGACGGCCTCGAAGTCGTAGCCGTCGGTCTCGTCGAACAGCACAGGCGTCTTGGCGTCGAGCTCCTTCAGCTTGTCCTCGGTCCACTGCTGGACGCCGTCGCCGTCGTCGTCGCCCCAGGTCATCTTCGACATGCCCACGGGGACGATCCCGAGCGCGAGCGGGACCTCCTGGTTGGCGAAGTCGACAGTGGCGACCCGCTCGGGCTTCTCCTCGATGACCGTCTCGCCGAAAGCGTGCTGCACGGTGACGGGCTTCCAGCTCCCGTCCGCAGCGCTCTTCGAGGAACCGGTGTCAGACCCACATGCCGCCAAGCCGGCCGCGACCGCGACCAGTGCGACGGGCACCGCCGCCTTCCGTGCGATGAACATCTCGTCCCGCTTTCTGTTTTAGGTTAGGCGTACCTTACTAGACCTCTTTAACCTACGCGGGATTGCGTACCCCGTCCCCGCTTCTGAGCCGATGTGCCGATGGCTCGTGCGCAGCAGTCTGGAGGGCACAGAGAGCCCAACAGATTGGAGAGAGCGATGAGCATCAACGAGACGGTGACAACCCTCGCCGTGACCGGCGACAGCTGGGGCCCGTGGCGCGAGAGCGGCCCGTGGCACGACGGGGGAGGGCCGCCGGCCTTCTGGCCGATCTTCCCCATCCTGTGGTTCCTCGTGATCGCGGCGATCATCACCGCGGTCGTCGTCTTCGGCCGCAAGCGGGTGGCTGAGGGGCCGCGGCGCGCGGGCGAGGCGAGGCTGGCCGAGAGGTACGCCGCAGGCGAGATCGACGAGGACGAGTACCGCGTTCGCCGCGACGTCCTGCGAGAGAAGCCGGGCAGCACGAAGGACGCCTGACCTCCGCTGGTCCGTGGCAGTCTGATTGCCATGGACCAGCGCATCAGCTTCATCACGCTCGCCGTCGCCGACGTCGCGGCGAGTCGGGCGTTCTACGTCGGCGGACTCGGCTGGACCCCGGAGCTCGAGGCCGACGGGGTGCTCATGATCCGTGTCGGCGAGCACGTGATCCTCTCGCTGTGGGACCGGGCCGAGTTCGAGGAGGAGGTCGGACCGATCACCACCGGCGACGGCGTTGCCCCGTTCACCCTCGCCCACAACGTCGCCACCCGTGAGGAGGTCGACGGCATCCTGTGGCTCGCCCGGTCGCTCGGGCGCCAGGCCTCCGTGGCCGAGGAGAGGGCCTGGGGTGGCTACACCGGCTACTTCGCCGACCCTGACGGCGCCCGCTGGGAGATCGCCTACAACCCCGGCCCGGTGGGACAGACCGTGCTGCCTGACCAGACCTGACCTCAGCCCGCGAAGCCCGGCAGGTGCTCCTCGAGGATCTCCCGGAACGGCGCCTCGGCGTTGAGCTGCGCCAGCACCCCGAGCCCACCGAGCCAGACCCGGTGGATGAGCAGGTAGGACGGCGGCAGGTTGAGCTTGAGACCGACTGTGTAGGCGGGGTCCTTGGGATCGTTGATCCGCTTGAACTCCTCCCGCATCCACGACCGGGTGAATCGGAAGCGCTCCTCCAGCGCCGGGGTCACGAACGGGGCCAGGTAGTCGAGCACGTGCTGCGGCTCGACCTTGATCCCGTCGCGGATGAAGCCGACGTCGCGCAGACCCTGGACCAGTGCCTCGGCGTCGCCGGTCGAGGCGATCCGGATGAGTCGGCCCATCGGCTCGGGGAGGCCGCGCTCCGGGAGCCGCGCGGCGAGCCCGAAGTCGAGCACCGCCATCCGGCCTTCGGGGAGGACCCGGAAGTTGCCCGGGTGCGGGTCGGCGTGCAGCATCCCGGTCAGCTCGGGTGCGGAGAACCAGAACCGGGCGAGCAGCTCGCCGTAGTGGTCGCGCTCCTCGGGGGTGCCCTCGGCGATCACCTTCGCGATCGAGCCCTGCGACTCCACCCACTCGGTGACGAGCACCGACGGGCCCACCGTGACGACATCGGGGACGTCGATCAGGGGATGGTCGGCGTACGCCTCGGCGAAGACGTGCTGGGCCTCCGCCTCCTTCGGGTAGTCGAGCTCCTCGATGACCCGCTCCTGCATCTCGGCGACGAGAGCCTTGACGTCCATGCCGGGCACGACCGCGTTGCCGATCGCTCCCAGCCGGCCGATCTGGCGCAGGTCGGCGCGCAGGGCCTCCTCGGAGCCGGGATACTGCACCTTCACCGCCACCTCGCGGCCGTCGACCCACCGGCCCCGGTGGACCTGTCCGATCGAGGCCGAGGCGGCCGGCTCCTCGGAGAGCTCGACCAGTCGCTCGGACCAGTCCTTGCCGAGGTCTCGGGCCAGCAGGCCGCGTACGATCCCGGTCGGCATCGGGGGAGCGGAGTCCTGGAGCCGGGTGAGCTGGTCTCGGTAGTGGGCCGCCTGCGACTCCGGCAGCGCCGCCTCCATCACCGAGAGCATCTGCCCGAACTTCATCGCGCCGCCCTTGAGCTCACCCAGGGTGCGGAACAGCTGGTCGGCCGTACGCTGGTGGACATCGGCCAGCACTGCCTCGGCGGGCTTGCCCCCGATCCGCTTCCCGAGCCCGAGCGCCTTGCGCCCGGCGTACCCCATCGGCAGCGCGGCCAGCTTGGCCGTCCGTGTCGCCGCTCGCCGCGGCAGACCCTTCGACGACCCCTCCGCCTCATTCATGAGGCCAGTGTGCCTGTCGGCTGCAACTCGGGCCCTGCGAAGTAGCCTTCCCGCATGACCTCTGAGCTGACGATCGTGACCCCGCTCGACCCTGCCGGGGAGGACCCGTTCGGCTGGCTGGAGGAGGTCGAGGGCGCAGACGCGCTGGCGTGGGTGCGGGCCCGCAACGAGGAGGCCCACGCGAGCGTCGGGGCCGATCCCGTGTTCGCCGAGATCGAGGCGCAGATCCTCGAGGTGCTCGACTCCGACGACCGGGTGCCCGAGGTCTCGCTCCTCGGTGAGCATCTCTACAACTTCTGGCGCGACGCCGACCACGAGCGTGGCATCTGGCGGCGCACCACGCCGGAGTCCTACCGCACCGACGATCCCGAGTGGGAGCTCCTGCTCGACCTCGACGCGCTCGCTGAAGAAGAGGGCGAGAGCTGGGTCTGGCACGGCGCCTCGGTGCTTCGGCCCGGGCCCGGCGAGCCGTGGCGCAAGGTGCTCGTCGATCTCTCCCCGGGTGGCTCGGACGCCGACGTGACCAGGGAGTTCGACCTGGTCGAGAAGGCGTTCGTAGCACCTGCGGACGGTGGGTTCACCCGTGCCGTGGAGCAGGGCGGCGCCAAGGGCGGGCTCTCCTGGTGCGGCCCCGACGCGGTCTATGTCTTCACCGACTTCGGGCCGGGCTCGCTGACCCCGAGCGGCTACCCGCGCATCGTGAAGCTGTGGCGCCGCGGCACTCCGTTCGAGGATGCGGCGGTGGTCTACGAGGGCACCGACGAGGACATGTACATCTCCGCCCGCCACATCCACACCCCCGGTTTCGAACGCGACCTGGTCAGCCGCTCGATCGCGTTCTACCGGTCCGAGACGTACGTCGTCACCGACCCCGGCACCCCCGAGCAGACCCTCACCAAGCTCGACATCCCCGACTCGGCCGAGGCCGGCTTCCATCGCGAGTGGCTGGTCGTCGAGCTCCGTGAGGATTGGGCGCCGAAGGAGATCACGTACGCCGCCGGCTCGCTGCTCGCGATCGAGGCCGACCGGTTCCTGGCCGGTGAGCGCGACCTCACCGTGCTCTTCGAGCCCACCCCGAGCACCTCTCTCGCCGGTGCTACCTGGACCCGCAGCCATCTGGTCCTCAACGTCTTCGAGGACGTCAAGAACCGGCCGTACACATTGACGCCTCCGGCCTCGGGCAACGCGGAGTGGACGCGCTCAGACTTCCCGGCGACCGATCCCGTGGCCGCGGTCGGCACGCGAGCGGTCGACGCGGTCGAGTCCGACGAGGTCTGGGTCGTCACCAGCGGCTATCTGACCCCGGCGACGTACGGACTGACCGAGATCGGCGCGGAGACGATCGAGCCGCTGAAGTCGGCGCCGGCCTGGTTCGACACCGAGGGGCTCCGGGCCGAGCAGCGCTTCGCCACGTCGCAGGACGGCACCCGCGTGCCCTACTTCATCGTCGGCCCCGAGGCGGCGCTCGACGGCGCAGGCCCGGCCCCGACGCTGCTCTACGGCTACGGCGGCTTCGAGATCCCGATGACCCCGGGCTACTCCGCTGGGGTGGGGAGGGCCTGGCTCAGTGAGGGCGGGGTCTACGCCGTCGCCAACATCCGCGGGGGAGGGGAGTACGGCCCGGCCTGGCACCAGGCAGCGCTGAAGGAGAACCGGCACAAGGCGTACGA
Coding sequences within:
- a CDS encoding FecCD family ABC transporter permease; translation: MTTSLTSRPGSAPAGPTAHLRGTRRTRSLALLALAAAVLAAATTSIVLGSREASWADIWAGVSGQAEGFAQAAVAKRVPRTVLAAVAGAALAVSGLVLQGITRNPLADPGILGVNTGSSLAVVAGIAWFGLVSPISYIWVAILGAALASAFVWTVGSLGRGGATPLKLTLAGAATAAALSSFVTAVVLPRPDISENVVSWQVGGVGGATDDKLWLVAPFLLVGALLCVWCARGLNMLGLGDDLASGLGEHVTRTRLLAAAGAVTLAGATTAITGPIAFVGLVVPHVGRLLIGTDHRWLLPFSVMGGAVLLLVADVLGRVVAPPTEVDVGIITAIVGAPVLIAVVRQAKVREL
- a CDS encoding iron-siderophore ABC transporter substrate-binding protein, which translates into the protein MFIARKAAVPVALVAVAAGLAACGSDTGSSKSAADGSWKPVTVQHAFGETVIEEKPERVATVDFANQEVPLALGIVPVGMSKMTWGDDDGDGVQQWTEDKLKELDAKTPVLFDETDGYDFEAVAGTNPDVILAGYSGLTEDDYKTLSEIAPVVAYPDDPWATEWRDSVLQNAKGLGMESEGEDLVADLEQTIADAAATRPELKGTTGMFMTHVDPADLSEINFYSAADTRSKYLADLGMEVAPSIIEATGDSGDYSGSISTERADELADVDVIITYGGQELIDALEGDPVLSQLPAVKNKAIVTLDGAEAMGTAANPTALSVSALAEDYVGLLADAAAYTTK
- a CDS encoding SHOCT domain-containing protein, producing the protein MSINETVTTLAVTGDSWGPWRESGPWHDGGGPPAFWPIFPILWFLVIAAIITAVVVFGRKRVAEGPRRAGEARLAERYAAGEIDEDEYRVRRDVLREKPGSTKDA
- a CDS encoding VOC family protein, giving the protein MDQRISFITLAVADVAASRAFYVGGLGWTPELEADGVLMIRVGEHVILSLWDRAEFEEEVGPITTGDGVAPFTLAHNVATREEVDGILWLARSLGRQASVAEERAWGGYTGYFADPDGARWEIAYNPGPVGQTVLPDQT
- a CDS encoding ABC1 kinase family protein, with the protein product MNEAEGSSKGLPRRAATRTAKLAALPMGYAGRKALGLGKRIGGKPAEAVLADVHQRTADQLFRTLGELKGGAMKFGQMLSVMEAALPESQAAHYRDQLTRLQDSAPPMPTGIVRGLLARDLGKDWSERLVELSEEPAASASIGQVHRGRWVDGREVAVKVQYPGSEEALRADLRQIGRLGAIGNAVVPGMDVKALVAEMQERVIEELDYPKEAEAQHVFAEAYADHPLIDVPDVVTVGPSVLVTEWVESQGSIAKVIAEGTPEERDHYGELLARFWFSAPELTGMLHADPHPGNFRVLPEGRMAVLDFGLAARLPERGLPEPMGRLIRIASTGDAEALVQGLRDVGFIRDGIKVEPQHVLDYLAPFVTPALEERFRFTRSWMREEFKRINDPKDPAYTVGLKLNLPPSYLLIHRVWLGGLGVLAQLNAEAPFREILEEHLPGFAG
- a CDS encoding prolyl oligopeptidase family serine peptidase, whose translation is MTSELTIVTPLDPAGEDPFGWLEEVEGADALAWVRARNEEAHASVGADPVFAEIEAQILEVLDSDDRVPEVSLLGEHLYNFWRDADHERGIWRRTTPESYRTDDPEWELLLDLDALAEEEGESWVWHGASVLRPGPGEPWRKVLVDLSPGGSDADVTREFDLVEKAFVAPADGGFTRAVEQGGAKGGLSWCGPDAVYVFTDFGPGSLTPSGYPRIVKLWRRGTPFEDAAVVYEGTDEDMYISARHIHTPGFERDLVSRSIAFYRSETYVVTDPGTPEQTLTKLDIPDSAEAGFHREWLVVELREDWAPKEITYAAGSLLAIEADRFLAGERDLTVLFEPTPSTSLAGATWTRSHLVLNVFEDVKNRPYTLTPPASGNAEWTRSDFPATDPVAAVGTRAVDAVESDEVWVVTSGYLTPATYGLTEIGAETIEPLKSAPAWFDTEGLRAEQRFATSQDGTRVPYFIVGPEAALDGAGPAPTLLYGYGGFEIPMTPGYSAGVGRAWLSEGGVYAVANIRGGGEYGPAWHQAALKENRHKAYEDFAAVARHLAETGVSDARHLGIQGGSNGGLLTGNMLTLYPELFGAVVIQVPLLDMKRYSHLLAGASWMAEYGDPDVPEEWEYLKTFSPYHLLDGSRTYPPVLLTTSTKDDRVHPGHARKMAALLAATGKDVTYYENIEGGHGGAANNAQSAHLSAFAWTFLRERLGLIE